Proteins from a genomic interval of Candidatus Obscuribacterales bacterium:
- a CDS encoding peroxiredoxin has protein sequence MALRLGDTVPNFTQASTEGEINFYDWAGDSWVVLFSHPADYTPVCTTELGTVAKLKPEFDKRNVKTIALSVDDVDSHKGWVCDIEETQSATLNYPILADPDRTVSDLYDMIHPNASNTLTVRTVFIIDPNKKLRLSLTYPASTGRNFDEILRVIDSLQLTDYHKVATPANWTDGGDCVVVPSISTEDAKKQFPKGVTEVKPYLRMTPQPNK, from the coding sequence ATGGCGCTTCGACTCGGTGATACTGTTCCGAACTTTACCCAAGCCTCAACCGAAGGCGAAATTAACTTTTACGATTGGGCTGGCGATAGCTGGGTTGTGCTCTTCTCCCACCCGGCTGACTACACTCCGGTGTGCACCACCGAGTTAGGAACGGTTGCCAAGCTCAAGCCAGAATTTGACAAGCGTAACGTGAAAACCATCGCCCTGAGTGTCGATGACGTTGATTCTCACAAGGGTTGGGTGTGCGACATTGAAGAAACCCAAAGCGCGACCCTCAACTATCCGATCTTGGCAGACCCCGACCGCACCGTGTCTGACCTGTATGACATGATCCACCCCAACGCCAGCAATACACTGACCGTGCGTACGGTGTTCATCATCGACCCCAACAAAAAGCTGCGGTTGTCCCTCACCTACCCCGCCAGCACCGGTCGCAACTTTGATGAAATCCTGCGGGTAATTGATTCCCTCCAGTTAACCGACTACCACAAGGTAGCCACCCCAGCCAACTGGACTGACGGCGGCGACTGTGTCGTGGTACCTTCTATCTCCACGGAAGATGCCAAGAAGCAGTTCCCCAAGGGCGTAACCGAAGTCAAGCCCTACCTGCGCATGACCCCCCAACCCAACAAGTAA
- a CDS encoding UbiD family decarboxylase has product MARDLRGFLNLIEERGQLRRIKALVDPDLEIAEISNRMLQCGGPALLFENVKGSPHPVAVNTMGTVERICWAMKMEAPEELETLGKKLGMLQQPKPPKKISQAVDFGKVLFDVVRAKPSRDLLPACHQVVVQGEDLDLNQIPMIRPYAGDAGKIITLGLVITKDCETGIPNVGVYRLQLQSKTTMTVHWLSVRGGARHLRKAAERGKKLEVAIALGVDPLIIMAAATPIPVDLSEWLFAGLYGGSGVHLAKCKTVDLEVPADSEFVLEGTITPGEMLPDGPFGDHMGYYGGVEDSPLVRFQCMTHRRNPVYLTTFSGRPPKEEAMMAIALNRIYTPILRQQVSEIVDFFLPMEALSYKAAIISIDKAYPGQARRAALAFWSALPQFTYTKFVIVVDKEINIRDPRQVVWAITSKVDPSRDVFILPDTPFDTLDFASERIGLGGRMGIDATTKMPPETDHAWGEPLMSDPEVAALVDRRWADYGLGDVQFGSVDPNLFGYDMPR; this is encoded by the coding sequence ATGGCGAGAGACTTACGGGGATTTCTCAATCTCATTGAAGAACGGGGGCAACTGCGCCGCATTAAGGCCCTGGTGGATCCAGACTTGGAAATTGCAGAAATCTCAAATCGGATGCTGCAGTGTGGCGGCCCAGCGTTGCTGTTTGAGAATGTCAAGGGCTCTCCCCATCCAGTGGCTGTGAACACCATGGGCACCGTGGAACGCATCTGCTGGGCCATGAAGATGGAAGCGCCGGAGGAGTTGGAAACTCTGGGCAAAAAGCTAGGGATGCTGCAACAGCCGAAGCCGCCGAAGAAAATTTCCCAGGCGGTGGATTTTGGCAAGGTGCTGTTTGATGTGGTGCGAGCCAAGCCATCTCGGGATCTCTTGCCCGCTTGCCATCAAGTGGTGGTGCAGGGTGAGGATCTCGATCTCAACCAAATTCCCATGATTCGCCCCTATGCCGGGGATGCGGGCAAAATCATCACCCTAGGGCTGGTGATTACCAAGGATTGCGAAACCGGCATTCCCAATGTGGGGGTCTACCGGCTACAGCTTCAGTCGAAAACCACGATGACCGTGCATTGGCTATCGGTGCGGGGCGGCGCTCGGCATCTGCGCAAGGCAGCGGAGCGGGGCAAGAAGCTAGAGGTAGCGATCGCCCTGGGGGTCGATCCGTTGATTATTATGGCGGCGGCGACACCCATTCCGGTGGATTTATCCGAATGGCTGTTTGCCGGGCTCTATGGCGGTTCGGGTGTGCATCTAGCGAAATGTAAAACCGTGGACTTGGAAGTTCCTGCGGATTCAGAGTTTGTCCTAGAAGGCACGATTACCCCTGGCGAAATGTTGCCCGATGGCCCCTTTGGCGACCATATGGGCTACTACGGCGGCGTGGAAGATTCGCCCCTGGTGCGCTTTCAATGCATGACCCACCGGCGCAATCCGGTCTATCTCACCACCTTTAGCGGTCGCCCTCCTAAGGAAGAGGCGATGATGGCGATCGCGCTTAACCGTATCTATACCCCGATCCTGCGGCAGCAAGTCTCGGAAATTGTAGACTTTTTCCTGCCCATGGAAGCCCTCAGCTACAAAGCTGCAATTATTTCCATCGACAAGGCCTATCCGGGGCAAGCTCGCCGCGCCGCCCTGGCCTTTTGGAGCGCTCTACCCCAGTTCACCTACACCAAGTTTGTGATTGTGGTAGACAAGGAGATTAATATCCGCGATCCGCGTCAAGTGGTATGGGCGATCACCTCGAAGGTGGATCCCAGTCGAGACGTGTTCATTTTGCCGGATACGCCCTTTGATACCCTCGACTTTGCCAGCGAGCGCATTGGCTTGGGCGGCCGTATGGGGATCGATGCCACCACCAAAATGCCCCCGGAAACCGATCACGCTTGGGGTGAACCACTGATGTCGGATCCGGAGGTGGCCGCGTTAGTCGATCGCCGTTGGGCAGACTATGGTCTGGGAGATGTGCAGTTTGGCTCGGTGGATCCCAACCTCTTCGGCTACGATATGCCTCGATGA
- a CDS encoding Ppx/GppA phosphatase family protein, producing the protein MVIEQDRILAAIDVGTNSIHMAVVRIQPDLPSFTIIDREKDMVRLGERDPKTGNLTPEAMDRAMKTFKRCMAIAKSRHAEDIVAVATSAVREAPNGREFLDRVEAELGLSIDLISGPEEARRIYLGVLSAMEFNQHPHIIIDIGGGSTELVLGDGHEAAFLSSTKVGAVRLTSEFVTSDPIEDEDFYRLKAFVRGMLERSTEELQSHVTPDNYPIMVGTSGTIEALATMHACEHLGTAPDPLQGYEFSLEDLRDIVERLRKLSYSDRLKLSGLSDRRAEIILPGAVILQEAMTLLKQEHITVCERSLREGVIVDWMLTHGLIEDRLRFQSSVRQRSVFRSAQKYQVNLAYAERVADFAVNLFDQTQGRLHDWGAGERELLWAAAILHNSGHFISHAAHHKHSYYLIRHGELLGYTELEIEAIANLARYHRKNEPKKKHDNYRNLGSKTHRQIVEQLSPLLRIAVALDRRQIGAIKKVECQYHPEIKTLHLLLTPTQSGDDCALELWSLGNKKSSFESAYSLKLVPILRYI; encoded by the coding sequence ATGGTCATTGAGCAAGACCGCATCCTTGCTGCGATCGATGTTGGTACCAACTCGATTCATATGGCAGTGGTTCGCATTCAGCCCGACCTGCCGTCGTTTACGATCATCGACCGCGAAAAAGATATGGTGCGTCTGGGAGAGCGCGATCCCAAAACGGGCAACCTCACGCCAGAGGCCATGGATCGGGCGATGAAAACCTTCAAGCGCTGTATGGCGATCGCCAAAAGCCGTCATGCAGAAGACATTGTGGCCGTGGCCACCAGCGCCGTCCGTGAAGCACCCAATGGTCGAGAATTTCTCGATCGCGTCGAAGCCGAGTTGGGATTATCGATTGATCTCATCTCTGGCCCCGAAGAAGCCCGACGCATCTACCTAGGCGTGCTGTCGGCGATGGAGTTTAACCAACATCCCCACATCATCATTGACATTGGTGGTGGCTCGACAGAACTCGTTCTAGGGGACGGCCATGAAGCCGCATTTTTGAGCAGTACCAAAGTCGGTGCTGTCCGGTTAACGTCAGAATTCGTGACGTCTGACCCGATTGAAGATGAGGACTTCTATCGCCTCAAAGCGTTTGTGCGCGGCATGTTGGAACGATCTACCGAGGAACTGCAGTCCCACGTTACGCCCGACAACTATCCAATTATGGTCGGCACATCGGGCACCATTGAAGCCCTCGCCACCATGCACGCCTGTGAACATCTGGGAACAGCGCCCGATCCGCTCCAGGGCTATGAGTTTAGCCTAGAAGACTTGCGGGATATCGTAGAGCGTTTGCGGAAGCTCAGCTACAGCGATCGCCTCAAACTTTCAGGCTTGTCCGACCGGCGGGCAGAAATCATCCTGCCGGGGGCGGTGATTCTGCAGGAAGCCATGACCCTGCTGAAGCAAGAGCACATTACCGTCTGCGAGCGATCGCTGCGGGAGGGCGTGATTGTCGATTGGATGCTCACCCATGGCTTGATTGAAGATCGGCTGCGCTTCCAAAGTTCCGTGCGGCAGCGCAGTGTCTTTCGGTCGGCCCAAAAGTATCAGGTCAACCTGGCCTATGCCGAACGGGTGGCCGACTTTGCCGTCAATTTATTTGACCAAACCCAAGGACGCCTCCATGACTGGGGCGCAGGCGAACGGGAGCTGCTCTGGGCTGCGGCAATTTTGCACAACAGCGGCCACTTCATTAGCCACGCTGCCCACCATAAACATTCTTATTACCTGATCCGCCACGGAGAACTGCTGGGCTACACCGAATTGGAAATTGAAGCGATCGCCAACCTAGCCCGCTACCACCGTAAGAACGAACCCAAGAAAAAGCACGACAACTACCGCAACCTGGGCAGCAAGACCCACCGGCAGATTGTCGAGCAACTCAGCCCCCTCCTGCGCATCGCCGTCGCCCTAGATCGCCGCCAAATTGGCGCGATCAAGAAAGTGGAATGTCAATATCACCCGGAAATCAAAACCCTGCACCTCTTGCTCACTCCAACTCAATCCGGGGATGACTGTGCCCTAGAACTATGGAGTTTGGGCAACAAAAAGAGCAGCTTTGAATCGGCCTATAGCCTCAAGCTGGTGCCGATTCTGCGCTACATCTAG
- a CDS encoding DUF4126 domain-containing protein → MIEILAALSVSAAAGVRIGLPLLIIGLLYSDNLWADVPILSQFHPSLVLGVLVSWSLIELLLSKEPVGQRAIQIVQLLFSPLVGSIAGIAVARSAQLPSLLTGVLGIVGGLLALVLQLVQVGWFYRLRRTPIWLIFVQDFLCITLVLLAFDAPEQGGIIALLLLWFAIRSSKEWQRWYQRQAPPGDRHHPRRYKQDPD, encoded by the coding sequence ATGATTGAGATTCTCGCTGCTCTATCGGTTTCTGCTGCCGCTGGCGTCAGAATTGGTCTCCCCCTGCTGATCATTGGCCTGCTCTACAGCGACAATCTTTGGGCAGACGTACCTATTTTGTCTCAGTTTCATCCCTCCTTGGTGCTAGGCGTCTTGGTGAGCTGGTCATTGATTGAGCTACTGCTGTCCAAGGAGCCTGTGGGTCAACGGGCTATTCAAATTGTGCAGCTTTTATTTAGTCCGCTGGTGGGATCGATCGCTGGGATTGCCGTGGCGCGATCAGCTCAACTACCCAGCCTCCTAACCGGCGTGTTGGGGATTGTAGGTGGTCTGTTAGCGTTGGTGCTACAGCTTGTGCAAGTTGGTTGGTTTTATCGCCTACGGCGGACGCCCATCTGGCTGATCTTTGTCCAAGATTTTCTTTGCATCACCCTCGTCCTCTTGGCCTTCGATGCCCCTGAACAGGGTGGCATCATTGCCCTATTGCTTCTGTGGTTCGCCATTCGCAGCTCCAAAGAATGGCAGCGCTGGTATCAACGACAGGCTCCGCCAGGCGATCGCCACCATCCCCGTCGCTATAAGCAAGATCCAGACTAG
- a CDS encoding Npun_F0813 family protein — MFILKRQDVEISAIQHPKRDQKIPILSYQGQTFRLISVFSAAQEEEAKAFWRDLTDNRGKACVLLEEPDRYSVWGKVRLESLGSDAGGGDADTDIAPAMTQACLLLLQAVYIDIEDLLGDRQIALFQKEISAVFQQWRFPQSETPAEINQLLTIDPLASLQIPPWQEHHLNTLLQELYRIAKDHFGNATFTARVLDALQDMPDDDRRRFLEWLKQSPTGRVWQ; from the coding sequence ATGTTTATCTTAAAGAGACAGGATGTTGAAATTTCTGCCATTCAGCACCCCAAGCGGGATCAAAAAATTCCCATCCTTAGCTATCAAGGACAGACTTTTCGGCTCATTAGTGTCTTTAGTGCAGCTCAGGAAGAAGAAGCCAAAGCCTTTTGGCGAGATCTAACGGATAATCGCGGTAAAGCCTGTGTCTTACTAGAAGAACCCGATCGCTATAGCGTATGGGGAAAAGTCCGTCTAGAAAGCCTAGGGAGTGATGCTGGTGGCGGGGATGCTGATACAGACATTGCTCCGGCTATGACCCAGGCCTGTTTGCTCTTGCTGCAAGCGGTTTATATTGATATTGAGGATCTTCTGGGCGATCGCCAAATTGCTTTGTTCCAGAAGGAAATCTCCGCAGTCTTTCAGCAATGGCGGTTTCCCCAGTCGGAGACTCCAGCAGAGATCAATCAACTTTTGACCATTGATCCCTTGGCGTCTTTGCAAATTCCCCCATGGCAAGAACATCATCTCAATACCCTGCTGCAAGAGCTCTATCGTATTGCCAAAGACCACTTTGGTAATGCAACTTTCACAGCCCGCGTGTTAGACGCGTTGCAAGACATGCCCGACGACGATCGCCGTCGATTTTTGGAGTGGCTGAAGCAATCTCCCACAGGGCGAGTGTGGCAATAG